The following are encoded in a window of Cyanobacteriota bacterium genomic DNA:
- a CDS encoding peroxiredoxin produces the protein PGCTKEACSFRDHYAAYQDKNVVVLGVSLDDEASHQQFTQKFNLPFPLLADVDATITKAYDVAMEKNGALYARRVTYVIDGTGTITHVYETVNTETHATDILADLGL, from the coding sequence CCTGGTTGCACGAAAGAAGCCTGTAGCTTTCGAGATCACTATGCTGCTTACCAAGACAAGAATGTGGTGGTTTTAGGCGTTAGTCTAGACGATGAGGCATCTCATCAACAGTTTACGCAAAAGTTCAACTTGCCCTTCCCGCTGCTGGCAGATGTGGATGCGACTATTACCAAAGCCTACGATGTCGCCATGGAAAAAAATGGCGCTCTGTATGCTAGGCGGGTTACTTATGTGATTGATGGCACAGGCACTATCACTCATGTTTACGAAACGGTTAACACAGAAACCCATGCAACGGATATTTTGGCAGATCTGGGACTGTGA
- a CDS encoding tetratricopeptide repeat protein encodes MKNQIASQVLLLTKCFLVGALEIAVLSLSQSSYATTAADYRALGLRYRQQGQLDAAIAALTQAVALEPDNLDGRIALGWTQHLAAQRQAAAQTLTAVAWADPYKVQAFNALGIVYLVSGDLALAIASHMWALLLKPDNEIAYYNLSLACQRIQSYDWAIVTAMRAAELEPTNPHPLIALALAHWSQGNRAAAQAAYTQALALDDRYGDLGFLAYLAEAGFSADQIEVTQQILKSR; translated from the coding sequence ATGAAAAACCAAATTGCTAGTCAGGTATTGTTGCTTACCAAGTGTTTCTTAGTAGGAGCATTGGAAATTGCTGTTCTGAGTCTGTCACAATCTAGCTATGCCACTACGGCTGCAGACTATCGAGCATTGGGGCTACGCTATCGACAGCAAGGGCAACTGGATGCAGCGATCGCTGCCCTGACCCAAGCAGTTGCTTTAGAACCAGATAACTTGGATGGACGCATTGCCTTGGGTTGGACTCAGCATCTAGCTGCCCAGCGCCAGGCCGCTGCTCAAACCTTAACCGCAGTAGCTTGGGCTGATCCCTATAAGGTTCAGGCATTCAACGCCTTGGGGATTGTATATTTGGTTTCTGGTGACCTAGCCTTGGCGATTGCCAGCCACATGTGGGCATTGCTCCTCAAACCAGATAATGAGATTGCCTACTACAACCTTAGCCTCGCTTGCCAACGAATCCAGTCCTACGACTGGGCGATCGTCACGGCTATGCGAGCAGCAGAGCTAGAACCGACTAACCCCCATCCTCTCATTGCTTTGGCTTTAGCGCACTGGTCACAGGGCAACCGTGCAGCCGCCCAAGCTGCCTACACGCAAGCTCTAGCATTGGACGATCGCTATGGCGATCTTGGGTTTCTAGCCTACTTAGCAGAAGCTGGGTTTAGTGCCGATCAGATTG